In the genome of Ignavibacteriales bacterium, one region contains:
- the lepB gene encoding signal peptidase I, producing MSTTEKDIPAYDESDDTPGNVKRLSVFQYIRIILFTFIAAIIIKSFFIEAFRIPTGSMENTLLPGDFIIVNKTAYSFSTPNNIPLTPIKIPSVKLFNIFSPERNEVVVFEHPNSTNIPDAEIYFIKRIVGLPGDTIYIENKELFVNRQLNQMPEMGINSDDSYKEKGYREERIFPSNQYWNRDNYGPIIVPYKGMKIYLNTRNIVEWQSVINHDYGKKAVSVEGSVINIDGIPVRKYTVKNDYYFMMGDNRDDSMDSRYWGFVPEDNIIGKAVIVYWSWDPFSTEKGIAGFFDSIRFSRIFNFIK from the coding sequence TTGTCCACAACCGAAAAAGATATACCTGCCTATGATGAAAGTGATGACACACCGGGAAATGTAAAACGGTTATCGGTTTTTCAGTACATAAGGATCATACTTTTTACTTTCATCGCTGCGATAATTATCAAATCTTTTTTTATTGAAGCTTTCAGAATTCCCACCGGTTCTATGGAAAACACTCTTCTGCCGGGAGATTTTATAATTGTAAATAAGACAGCATATTCTTTCAGCACTCCGAATAATATTCCGCTTACACCGATAAAAATTCCTTCAGTAAAACTATTTAATATTTTTTCTCCTGAGAGAAATGAAGTAGTTGTATTTGAACATCCTAACAGTACAAATATTCCTGATGCGGAAATTTATTTTATAAAAAGAATTGTCGGTCTTCCCGGTGATACGATATACATCGAAAATAAAGAGTTGTTTGTAAACAGGCAGTTGAACCAGATGCCTGAAATGGGAATCAACAGCGACGACAGTTACAAAGAAAAAGGATACAGGGAAGAGAGAATTTTTCCATCCAATCAATACTGGAACAGGGACAACTACGGACCTATCATTGTGCCTTACAAAGGTATGAAAATTTACCTGAATACAAGGAACATTGTTGAATGGCAAAGTGTTATTAATCATGACTACGGAAAAAAAGCAGTAAGTGTTGAAGGAAGTGTAATCAACATAGACGGCATCCCTGTAAGAAAGTACACTGTAAAAAATGATTATTACTTTATGATGGGCGATAACCGTGATGACAGCATGGACAGCCGTTACTGGGGCTTTGTTCCTGAAGACAATATCATCGGCAAAGCAGTGATTGTTTACTGGTCGTGGGATCCTTTCAGTACTGAAAAAGGAATCGCAGGATTTTTTGATTCAATCCGTTTCAGCAGGATTTTTAATTTCATAAAGTGA
- a CDS encoding S8 family peptidase yields the protein MKLILVAALILITSTGISQQKYLIYFKDKGVERGTTLNKTDQAYLDAINLLSERSIERRKSVLGEEFIQYEDIPVRQYYIDVLSRMGIQVLNKLSWFNAVSAYLTDDQLTSVKDLGFVDKIEKVKKLIREDDFDLNYQHAFKTSVDTTIYGSSYTQLKISDIPLVHAKGITGSGVIVGMLDSGFDWQRHESLQNQNILDEYDFIFNDTITANEPEDNINQHGHGTYTFSIIGGYKENSLIGAAYGSSFLLAKTEDIRSELHVEEDNYAAALIWMEARGVDITSSSLGYANDFTSGDDYRYSDMNGRTTIVTKAAELSFNRGVITITAAGNEGDDPWHYITAPSDGFNTIGVGAVNSNNQVAAFSGYGPSYDGRIKPEVVAMGVSVLGASANTTDSYGFSSGTSAATPILAGIAALLKSVYPLLDNKQVRNILIESGDNLLNPDDRRGYGLVSATRAISFPNLQRSFNDYQLNKIFLERESIDPSSVRIHLATNDTSFSNYEMYYDGNLKHAFSVFLYGQGQEIKFYFTYSDSSGNQFREPEQNEYKFKYGSLNVSLNYDPVIPISYDILSQNYPNPFNNSTTINFIAKANERAELIIIDAIGQKVKVMSQLTSEGENTFNWNGTNEFNVQAASGVYYYILRLSGREYAKKMILMK from the coding sequence ATGAAACTGATTTTAGTTGCAGCTTTAATTTTGATTACCTCTACCGGAATTTCCCAGCAGAAATATCTTATCTATTTCAAAGATAAAGGAGTTGAACGGGGAACAACTTTAAACAAAACTGATCAGGCATATCTTGATGCAATTAATCTTCTTTCAGAAAGAAGTATTGAACGCCGCAAAAGTGTTTTAGGTGAAGAGTTTATTCAGTATGAAGATATCCCGGTTAGACAGTATTACATTGATGTTCTTTCTAGAATGGGAATACAGGTATTGAATAAACTATCATGGTTTAATGCAGTCTCTGCGTATCTGACGGATGATCAGTTAACCAGTGTCAAGGATCTGGGTTTTGTTGATAAAATTGAAAAAGTAAAAAAGCTTATCCGCGAAGATGACTTTGATTTGAATTATCAACATGCTTTTAAAACTTCAGTTGATACTACCATTTACGGATCGTCTTACACACAATTAAAGATTTCAGATATTCCACTTGTGCATGCAAAAGGAATAACAGGCAGCGGTGTTATCGTTGGTATGCTTGACTCCGGTTTTGACTGGCAGCGGCATGAATCGTTACAGAATCAAAATATTCTTGACGAGTATGATTTTATTTTCAATGATACGATCACCGCAAATGAACCTGAAGATAATATAAATCAGCATGGACATGGTACATATACATTTTCAATTATCGGCGGGTATAAAGAAAACTCACTTATAGGTGCGGCGTATGGTTCATCATTCCTGCTGGCAAAGACAGAGGATATAAGAAGTGAGCTTCACGTTGAAGAGGATAATTATGCGGCAGCGTTAATCTGGATGGAGGCAAGAGGTGTTGACATAACTAGCAGTTCACTTGGTTACGCAAACGATTTTACTTCAGGTGATGACTACAGGTATTCTGATATGAATGGAAGGACTACCATTGTAACAAAAGCAGCCGAGCTTTCTTTCAACAGGGGAGTGATAACAATTACCGCCGCGGGAAATGAAGGTGATGATCCCTGGCATTATATAACCGCTCCGTCAGACGGATTTAACACAATCGGTGTGGGTGCTGTAAACAGCAACAACCAGGTTGCAGCATTCAGCGGTTACGGTCCTTCTTACGATGGCAGGATAAAACCTGAAGTTGTTGCGATGGGTGTTTCAGTTCTGGGAGCTTCGGCTAACACAACAGATTCTTATGGATTCAGCAGCGGTACATCGGCGGCAACACCGATACTTGCGGGAATTGCTGCATTATTAAAATCAGTTTATCCTCTACTTGATAATAAACAGGTAAGGAATATTCTTATTGAATCAGGAGACAATCTGCTTAATCCTGATGACAGGAGGGGATACGGGCTTGTATCAGCGACAAGAGCTATATCATTCCCGAATCTTCAGAGATCGTTCAATGATTACCAGTTGAATAAAATATTTTTAGAACGGGAAAGCATAGATCCTTCTTCAGTAAGAATACATCTCGCAACAAATGACACATCGTTTTCAAATTATGAAATGTATTATGATGGAAATTTGAAACACGCTTTTTCAGTATTCCTGTACGGACAGGGACAGGAGATAAAATTTTATTTTACATATAGTGATAGTTCCGGAAACCAATTTCGTGAACCTGAACAGAATGAATATAAATTCAAATATGGGTCACTGAATGTTTCATTAAACTACGATCCTGTTATACCTATCAGTTATGATATTTTAAGTCAGAATTATCCGAATCCGTTTAACAATTCAACTACAATAAATTTTATTGCTAAGGCTAATGAAAGGGCTGAACTCATAATCATTGATGCGATCGGTCAAAAGGTAAAAGTGATGAGCCAGCTAACATCAGAGGGAGAAAATACATTTAACTGGAACGGCACTAATGAATTTAATGTTCAGGCAGCAAGCGGTGTGTACTACTATATCCTCAGGTTAAGCGGACGTGAGTACGCTAAGAAAATGATATTAATGAAGTAG
- a CDS encoding O-methyltransferase, whose protein sequence is MTKILYQAQENYLNQFLKQGDDLLSGMEEFASRNNIPILSKPAADLLEQYVKLINPKRTLEIGTAIGYSTIRIARNLKKKSKVFTIEKSEDNIKLAAENFSKSGNQEKIVLLEGDALNLMPRFDKKFDLIFLDADKEDYKRLFDYSVVLLKKGGILFIDNLLWHGYAASKSVPKKYKVSTKLIREFNVLFTTAPNLFTTILPVGDGIGIGIKV, encoded by the coding sequence ATGACTAAAATTCTGTACCAGGCTCAGGAAAATTATCTAAATCAATTTTTAAAACAAGGTGATGATCTTCTTTCAGGAATGGAAGAATTCGCATCCCGCAATAATATCCCTATTCTGTCAAAACCTGCCGCTGATCTTCTTGAACAATATGTGAAGTTAATAAATCCTAAACGAACACTTGAGATTGGTACGGCTATAGGTTATTCGACTATCAGGATCGCGAGGAATCTTAAGAAAAAAAGTAAAGTATTCACGATTGAAAAAAGCGAAGACAATATTAAACTCGCTGCTGAAAATTTTTCTAAATCAGGAAACCAGGAAAAAATAGTTTTACTCGAAGGTGATGCTCTGAACCTGATGCCGCGGTTTGATAAAAAATTTGATCTCATCTTTCTTGATGCCGATAAAGAAGACTATAAAAGACTTTTTGATTACTCCGTTGTTTTGCTGAAAAAGGGAGGCATCCTTTTCATCGATAACCTTTTATGGCATGGTTATGCAGCTTCTAAAAGTGTTCCTAAAAAGTATAAAGTTTCGACAAAATTAATTCGTGAGTTTAACGTTCTTTTTACAACGGCACCAAACCTCTTTACAACTATACTGCCTGTTGGTGATGGTATTGGTATAGGAATTAAAGTCTGA
- a CDS encoding rhodanese-like domain-containing protein, protein MIKLRFLYLLLIPVIMFVAGCSKDEDPVTPPVTPTPEAQLLAEYLEGAGGDFINTTSCPAMISASALNTDIQGGVDLAIIDVRSATDYAAGHIAGAVNVTIANILNYYRTNNLQTKAKVVVTCYTGQSAAFAVAVLRLAGYTNVFDLKWGMCSWSDGARWHNTMINGQTNPITKQMTANVKANAGDLPTLSTGKTAGAEILATRLDTVLAQGYGVASISRDVMYQNLSNYYIVNYWPVADYDLGHVEGAIQYTPRTDLKLAAFLKTLPTNKTIVVYCYTGQTSAHIAVFLRALGYDAKSLSFGANNLFYDTMPGTKWVDTECMNYPVVQ, encoded by the coding sequence ATGATAAAACTAAGATTTCTGTATTTGTTACTTATACCGGTTATAATGTTTGTTGCCGGCTGCAGTAAAGATGAAGACCCGGTAACTCCACCTGTTACTCCAACACCGGAAGCTCAGCTTCTTGCTGAATATCTGGAAGGTGCCGGTGGTGACTTTATTAATACAACTTCCTGTCCGGCTATGATTTCAGCTTCAGCTTTAAATACTGATATTCAAGGCGGAGTCGACCTCGCAATTATTGACGTTCGCAGCGCTACAGATTATGCTGCTGGACACATTGCTGGTGCGGTCAATGTTACCATTGCTAATATCCTTAACTACTACAGGACTAATAACCTTCAGACAAAAGCTAAAGTTGTTGTTACCTGCTACACAGGTCAATCAGCAGCATTTGCAGTAGCCGTGTTAAGATTAGCAGGTTATACAAATGTATTCGATTTGAAATGGGGAATGTGCAGCTGGAGTGATGGTGCAAGATGGCATAACACAATGATTAACGGTCAAACTAATCCGATAACCAAACAGATGACAGCTAATGTTAAAGCTAATGCAGGAGACCTTCCTACACTCAGTACAGGAAAAACTGCAGGCGCAGAAATTCTTGCAACAAGACTTGATACAGTTTTAGCACAAGGTTATGGAGTCGCAAGTATTTCAAGAGATGTTATGTATCAAAATCTTTCTAACTACTACATTGTGAATTACTGGCCGGTAGCTGATTATGATCTTGGACACGTTGAAGGTGCAATTCAATACACACCAAGAACCGATCTTAAACTTGCTGCCTTCTTAAAGACATTACCAACAAACAAAACAATTGTTGTTTATTGTTACACAGGTCAAACCTCAGCTCACATCGCTGTATTTTTAAGAGCTTTAGGTTATGACGCTAAATCACTTTCATTTGGCGCAAATAATTTATTCTATGATACAATGCCAGGAACAAAGTGGGTTGATACTGAATGTATGAATTATCCTGTAGTTCAATAA
- a CDS encoding MarR family transcriptional regulator, producing MADTQINSNAFKLADLTFKLLANCQEKEVRLSEQYGLTQAEFRCLRLFGTEETLNNKQIAERMKLSPSRLTRIIDGLVIKGYVLREIEPTDRRNMRVSLSKQGVLIVQQLNNAYINIHKEILEDIEEPQHKPLITAMTHLLSALEKWIEKS from the coding sequence ATGGCTGATACTCAAATAAATAGCAATGCTTTCAAATTAGCAGATTTAACTTTCAAACTGTTAGCAAACTGCCAGGAGAAAGAAGTTCGGCTCTCCGAACAATATGGTCTCACTCAGGCAGAGTTCAGATGTTTGCGCTTATTCGGCACCGAGGAAACACTGAACAACAAACAGATCGCTGAGAGAATGAAGTTAAGTCCAAGCCGGCTCACACGTATTATTGATGGTCTCGTCATTAAAGGTTATGTCCTTAGAGAAATCGAACCCACCGACAGACGGAACATGCGTGTTTCTCTTTCCAAACAGGGTGTGCTTATTGTTCAGCAGTTGAACAACGCATATATCAATATCCATAAAGAAATTCTTGAGGATATTGAGGAACCCCAGCACAAACCACTTATCACAGCTATGACCCATCTGCTTTCTGCCTTAGAAAAGTGGATTGAAAAGTCATAA
- a CDS encoding YigZ family protein → MKTVSEYRTISGLICRERKERKSLFISLVYPVETENDIELLLQKIKKEYYDANHRCYAYKLLNGKTRFADDGEPHHTAGLRIFNAIEHFDLNNVLVVVVRYFGGTKLGVGPLGKAYYDSAYEALKAARILTLNLHDKFILSFDFSHETQLIKFLKSNNAKIVKQDYLTEVTYECLIPSQSVAQIIKSVKELTNGKIQIEASEEKVFVESL, encoded by the coding sequence ATGAAAACAGTTTCTGAATACCGGACAATTTCTGGTTTAATATGCAGGGAACGAAAAGAAAGAAAATCGCTTTTTATAAGTCTTGTCTATCCAGTGGAAACAGAAAATGACATAGAACTGCTTCTACAAAAAATTAAAAAAGAATATTACGATGCAAATCACCGTTGTTATGCTTATAAGCTTTTAAATGGTAAAACCAGGTTTGCTGATGATGGTGAACCACATCATACTGCGGGTTTAAGGATCTTTAATGCGATTGAACATTTTGATCTGAATAACGTTCTCGTCGTTGTTGTGAGATATTTTGGCGGTACTAAACTCGGAGTTGGTCCATTGGGCAAAGCTTACTATGATTCCGCTTATGAAGCTTTGAAGGCAGCCCGGATATTAACTCTTAATCTTCACGATAAATTCATTTTATCATTTGACTTCAGCCATGAAACACAATTGATAAAATTTTTGAAATCCAATAACGCAAAAATCGTCAAGCAGGACTATTTAACCGAAGTGACTTATGAATGTTTGATTCCCTCTCAATCCGTTGCACAAATTATTAAGTCAGTCAAAGAATTGACAAATGGAAAAATTCAAATAGAGGCATCAGAAGAAAAAGTGTTTGTGGAGTCTCTTTAA
- the uvrA gene encoding excinuclease ABC subunit UvrA yields the protein MEKESIIIKGAREHNLKNIDVEIPRDSLTVITGLSGSGKSSLAFDTIYAEGQRRYIESLSAYARQFLDMLEKPDVDLIEGLSPAISIEQKFTAGNPRSTVGTVTEIYDYIRLLFARLGTPYCYNCGKPVTRQTTAQIIDSVLTVLDNQKINILAPVVRGRKGHYRELFEEIVNDGFLRVRVDEEYHEISKNFQVDRYKVHNIEISVDRITVSEKNRQRLTESIDVALNYGNGMLIVNDGKKDHVYSRHLACLDCGISYNELAPNSFSFNSPYGSCPDCEGLGEIKELDIRLIIPDWDKSINEEGLAALGKPRSIWFFNQLKAVADKYDFTFDTRLKDLTEDQKDVLINGTKDKIAFSYTYGNSKPVTYMHRFSGLFSYLKNYYNTTSSNQVREWVEAYMNSISCKTCNGGRLKKESLAVKFNGLNISDVTSLSITKAFNFFNEAKLSKRESIVAKPILKEITERLNFLLNVGLDYLTLNRSARTLSGGESQRIRLATQIGTQLAGVLYVLDEPSIGLHQSDNVKLLNSLKNLRDLGNTVIVVEHDRETIESSDYIVDLGPGAGENGGKVCLEGDTKKLLESENGYDSITLSYLKHKGKINVPEKRRDGNGSFISLIGASGNNLKNVELKIPLGTFTLVTGVSGSGKSSLINETLVKILMNKFYKSKSVPLPYKEIHGLENIDKVIEIDQSPIGRTPRSNPATYTGLFTFIRDLYAQLPESKMRGYSTGRFSFNVSGGRCEECGGDGLKKIEMNFLPDVYVLCDVCHGKRYNQETLEVLFKTKSISDILEMRISEALEFFDDLPRIKRKLKAINDVGLGYIKLGQQATTLSGGEAQRVKLATELSKVSTGKTLYILDEPTTGLHFEDVNILLKVLNKLVDKGNTVVVIEHNLDVIKTADWIIDLGPGGGENGGKIIAEGPPEHIIKSKKSLTGKFLKEEL from the coding sequence TTGGAAAAAGAATCAATAATTATTAAAGGTGCGCGCGAGCACAACCTTAAGAATATCGATGTTGAAATTCCCCGTGATTCTCTCACCGTAATCACCGGACTTTCAGGCTCAGGAAAATCTTCACTTGCATTCGATACAATTTATGCGGAAGGGCAGCGTCGCTATATTGAATCACTTTCCGCATACGCCCGGCAATTTCTTGATATGCTTGAAAAACCGGATGTCGATTTAATTGAAGGACTAAGTCCTGCAATTTCAATTGAACAAAAATTCACAGCCGGAAATCCGCGTTCAACAGTCGGTACAGTAACTGAAATTTATGATTATATCAGGCTCCTGTTTGCAAGACTTGGAACACCGTATTGTTACAACTGCGGAAAACCGGTTACACGTCAAACTACCGCACAAATAATTGATTCAGTTCTAACCGTTCTTGATAATCAGAAAATAAATATTCTTGCCCCCGTTGTGCGGGGAAGAAAAGGACACTACCGGGAATTATTCGAGGAAATAGTTAATGATGGTTTTTTAAGAGTCAGGGTTGATGAAGAGTACCATGAGATCTCAAAGAATTTCCAGGTTGATAGATACAAAGTTCATAATATTGAAATTTCAGTTGACAGGATAACTGTCTCTGAAAAGAACAGGCAGCGGTTAACTGAATCAATCGATGTAGCGCTGAATTACGGCAACGGAATGCTGATTGTCAACGATGGAAAAAAAGATCATGTATACAGCAGACATCTGGCGTGTCTTGACTGTGGGATAAGTTACAATGAACTGGCACCGAATTCATTTTCGTTTAATTCACCTTACGGTTCTTGTCCCGATTGTGAAGGGCTCGGTGAAATCAAAGAACTTGACATAAGACTTATAATTCCTGATTGGGATAAAAGTATTAATGAAGAAGGGTTAGCGGCACTTGGTAAACCCCGATCAATATGGTTCTTCAATCAACTTAAAGCTGTTGCTGATAAATACGATTTTACTTTCGATACCAGGCTGAAGGACTTAACTGAAGATCAGAAAGATGTTTTAATAAATGGCACTAAGGATAAAATTGCTTTCTCTTATACTTACGGTAACAGCAAACCAGTAACATATATGCACAGGTTTTCTGGGTTATTCAGTTATCTGAAAAATTATTACAACACAACTTCTTCTAATCAGGTGAGGGAATGGGTTGAAGCTTATATGAATAGTATCTCCTGTAAAACCTGTAACGGGGGAAGACTAAAAAAAGAATCACTTGCAGTTAAATTTAACGGACTGAATATCAGCGATGTAACTTCACTCTCAATTACCAAAGCGTTCAATTTTTTTAATGAAGCAAAACTTTCCAAACGTGAATCTATAGTTGCAAAACCTATCCTTAAGGAAATAACGGAAAGATTAAATTTTCTACTCAATGTTGGGCTTGATTATTTAACACTTAACCGGTCAGCCAGAACATTATCCGGCGGTGAATCCCAGAGAATACGATTAGCAACACAGATCGGAACTCAGCTTGCAGGTGTACTTTATGTCCTTGATGAACCAAGTATCGGGCTTCATCAAAGTGATAATGTTAAACTGCTTAACTCATTAAAGAATCTAAGAGACCTTGGCAATACTGTTATAGTCGTTGAACATGACAGGGAAACAATTGAAAGTTCCGACTACATCGTGGATCTTGGTCCTGGGGCGGGAGAGAACGGCGGCAAAGTTTGTCTTGAAGGCGATACTAAAAAATTACTTGAATCTGAAAACGGATATGATTCGATCACTCTATCATATTTAAAACATAAAGGGAAGATCAATGTTCCGGAAAAGCGACGTGATGGAAATGGATCTTTCATAAGTCTGATCGGGGCATCAGGTAATAATCTTAAAAATGTCGAACTGAAAATTCCTCTCGGTACATTTACATTAGTCACAGGTGTAAGCGGTTCGGGTAAGTCTTCGCTTATCAATGAAACGCTTGTAAAAATCCTGATGAATAAATTTTATAAATCCAAATCAGTGCCTCTTCCATATAAAGAAATTCACGGGCTTGAGAATATTGATAAGGTCATTGAGATAGATCAGTCACCCATTGGAAGAACGCCAAGATCTAACCCTGCAACTTACACAGGTTTGTTTACCTTCATTCGTGATCTTTATGCACAGTTGCCCGAATCAAAAATGAGAGGTTATTCAACAGGAAGATTCAGTTTTAATGTTTCGGGAGGAAGGTGTGAAGAATGCGGCGGAGATGGACTTAAAAAAATAGAAATGAATTTTCTTCCGGATGTTTATGTGCTTTGCGATGTCTGTCATGGAAAAAGATACAACCAGGAAACTCTTGAAGTTTTATTCAAAACAAAATCGATCTCAGATATACTTGAAATGAGAATTTCAGAAGCGCTGGAATTTTTTGATGATCTTCCAAGGATCAAAAGAAAATTAAAAGCAATTAATGATGTGGGTCTTGGCTACATAAAATTAGGGCAGCAGGCTACGACACTTTCAGGAGGAGAAGCGCAGAGAGTTAAACTGGCAACAGAACTCAGCAAGGTCAGCACCGGAAAAACACTATACATTCTTGATGAACCAACCACAGGCTTGCATTTTGAAGATGTGAACATTCTGCTTAAAGTTTTAAATAAACTTGTTGATAAGGGAAACACTGTTGTGGTTATCGAACACAACCTGGATGTAATAAAAACTGCTGATTGGATAATTGATCTTGGTCCGGGAGGCGGGGAGAACGGCGGTAAAATAATCGCTGAAGGTCCTCCTGAACATATCATTAAAAGCAAAAAGAGTCTGACGGGAAAATTTCTTAAAGAAGAGTTGTAG
- a CDS encoding sulfite exporter TauE/SafE family protein, protein MPDIYSILILFAAGSAAGFINVMAGGGSSITLPVLIFLGLDSAAANGTNRVGVLFQNVSAVYAFKKENYQQFNTSIKLGLLTLPGAVAGAIIATTIGDELFQKILGGIIIAIIFTMIIPRKKVEYSDHKNLQITIPAYLSMFFIGFYGGFIQVGIGFLLMAALHSLLKLKLVYVNMHKVFIVLLNTVPALLVFIITNNVNWSLGLSLAAGNAFGGWWSAKISVKKGEGIIKVVLAAAMLIMALKLFGIF, encoded by the coding sequence TTGCCAGATATCTATTCTATCCTGATACTTTTTGCTGCCGGAAGTGCTGCCGGTTTTATAAATGTAATGGCTGGAGGCGGCTCATCAATAACTCTTCCGGTATTAATATTTCTTGGGCTTGATTCTGCAGCAGCAAACGGAACAAACCGTGTCGGTGTGTTATTTCAAAATGTCTCCGCTGTTTACGCTTTTAAAAAAGAAAACTATCAGCAGTTTAATACAAGCATAAAATTAGGTTTGCTTACTCTGCCTGGTGCAGTTGCCGGGGCTATTATTGCAACAACAATCGGTGATGAACTTTTTCAAAAAATATTAGGCGGAATAATTATCGCAATTATTTTTACAATGATTATTCCAAGGAAAAAAGTAGAGTACAGTGATCACAAAAATCTTCAGATCACTATTCCCGCATATCTTTCAATGTTCTTCATCGGATTTTATGGCGGGTTCATCCAGGTAGGAATCGGTTTTTTATTAATGGCTGCACTGCATTCACTGTTAAAACTAAAACTGGTCTACGTTAATATGCACAAAGTTTTTATTGTATTATTAAACACAGTACCTGCTTTACTTGTGTTCATAATAACTAACAATGTTAACTGGAGTCTCGGTCTCAGCCTCGCAGCCGGCAATGCTTTCGGTGGATGGTGGTCAGCAAAAATATCCGTAAAAAAAGGAGAAGGAATTATTAAAGTGGTATTAGCCGCCGCTATGCTGATTATGGCTCTAAAGTTATTTGGAATTTTTTAG
- a CDS encoding rhomboid family intramembrane serine protease translates to MSLSSYGVYPRHFSGILGIITSPLIHGDFSHLFSNTIPLAILGTGIFYFYPNAAVKALGIIYLLSNTLVWLFAREVFHIGASGIVYGFVFLSFFSAGFFEEIINR, encoded by the coding sequence TTGTCCCTAAGCAGTTATGGAGTTTATCCTAGACATTTTTCAGGGATTTTAGGAATTATAACTTCTCCGCTTATTCACGGGGATTTTTCACATTTGTTCTCAAATACAATTCCACTAGCAATACTCGGTACAGGTATATTTTATTTCTATCCTAACGCGGCGGTAAAGGCGTTGGGAATAATTTATTTATTAAGTAATACTTTGGTCTGGTTGTTTGCTCGTGAAGTTTTTCACATAGGCGCCAGCGGAATTGTTTACGGTTTTGTTTTTCTTTCTTTTTTTTCAGCGGGGTTTTTCGAAGAGATAATAAATCGATAG
- a CDS encoding rhomboid family intramembrane serine protease, which yields MALALLVTILYGSLVWGLFPGSQGISWESHLFGAVSGVIAAFTLRKTDPTQKYDWEDEELTEDEKPEISYDKELNNF from the coding sequence ATAGCGCTTGCATTATTGGTAACGATACTTTATGGAAGCCTTGTTTGGGGTTTATTTCCGGGCTCGCAAGGAATTTCATGGGAATCACATTTGTTTGGTGCTGTATCAGGAGTTATCGCAGCTTTCACACTGAGAAAAACTGATCCGACTCAGAAATATGATTGGGAGGATGAAGAACTTACTGAAGATGAAAAACCTGAAATTTCCTATGACAAAGAATTAAATAATTTTTAA
- a CDS encoding carboxymuconolactone decarboxylase family protein: MKKSTSETRKYRTEMNDKILNSGFRDFNKFFALDNKAYINGALNAKTKELMGLASSMVLRCNDCIFYHVDRSIQEGASREELMETFNVALIVGGSIVIPHLRYAFEVMDEILAESNT; this comes from the coding sequence ATGAAAAAAAGTACATCAGAAACGCGCAAATATAGAACTGAAATGAATGATAAAATTCTGAACTCAGGGTTCAGGGATTTCAATAAATTTTTTGCTCTGGATAACAAAGCTTACATTAACGGAGCACTCAACGCAAAAACAAAAGAGCTTATGGGTTTAGCGTCTTCTATGGTGCTGAGATGTAACGACTGTATTTTTTATCATGTTGACAGATCAATACAGGAAGGAGCCAGCAGGGAAGAGTTGATGGAGACTTTCAATGTTGCATTGATTGTCGGTGGATCAATTGTTATTCCGCATCTCAGGTATGCTTTTGAAGTTATGGATGAAATTTTAGCTGAGTCAAATACCTAA